The proteins below come from a single Branchiostoma floridae strain S238N-H82 chromosome 5, Bfl_VNyyK, whole genome shotgun sequence genomic window:
- the LOC118416520 gene encoding S-adenosylhomocysteine hydrolase-like protein 1 isoform X1, producing MASAEAEDGQLSPRASLNHGKPLHPGTANRPAVQAYADEAILIDEEVDCAYTVADKHPLPTVVVEDMSGEMELLPMKSAMSSRRPRSPSTYVPDVDDTGSFPPPSGKRRMSRDVTPRRKQISFMDERRGKTPPKRSSRGRRSVSQSSTDSYSSASYSGSSSDEDDVSPREKHQDATSAQVHTNGASANKGRAKTQTNSKGFSDFCVKNIRQAAFGRREIEIAEQEMPGLMALRKRASGDTPLKGAKIAGCTHLTAQAAVLIETLVACGASVRWCACNIYSTQNEVAAALAEAGYPIFAWRGETEDDFWWCIEKSISSEGWQPNMILDDGGDLTHVMYKKHPHMFGMIKGIVEESVTGVHRLYQLSKSGTLTVPAMNVNDSVTKQKFDNLYSCRESVLDALKRTTDIMFGGKHVVVCGYGEVGKGCCSALRGLGAIVCVTEIDPICALQASMEGFKVVTLNEVIRQVDVVITASGNKNVVTRDHLDRMKTGCVVCNMGHSNTEIDVDSLRTPELTWEKVRSQVDHVLWPDGKRIILLAEGRLVNLSCSSVPSFVVSITAATQALALIELFNAPAGRYKQDVYLLPKKMDEYVASLHLPAFDAHLTELSDEQARYLGIGKAGPFKPNYYRY from the exons ATGGCGTCGGCGGAAGCAGAGGACGGTCAGCTGAGCCCGAGAGCCAGCCTCAACCACGGGAAGCCTCTTCACCCGGGCACGGCCAATCGG CCTGCAGTCCAGGCTTATGCAGACGAAGCCATTCTGATAGACGAAGAAGTTGACTGTGCGTACACCGTGGCTGACAAGCACCCTCTGCCCACCGTGGTGGTGGAGGACATGTCTGGGGAAATGGAGCTGCTTCCCATGAAATCCGCCATGTCCAGCCGCCGCCCGCGCTCCCCCTCCACATACGTCCCTGACGTGGACGACACCGGCTCTTTCCCCCCTCCCAGCGGCAAGCGGAGGATGTCCCGGGATGTAACACCGCGGCGAAAG CAAATCAGCTTCATGGACGAGCGCCGTGGGAAGACACCGCCCAAACGGTCATCGCGGGGACGCAGGTCTGTGTCGCAGTCTTCGACAGATAGCTACAGTTCAG CGTCGTATTCCGGGAGCTCGTCCGATGAAGATGACGTCTCTCCAAGGGAAAAGCACCAG GATGCCACATCGGCACAGGTACACACCAATGGTGCTTCAGCAAATAAAGGAAGGGCTAAAACACAG ACCAACTCCAAAGGGTTTTCTGACTTCTGTGTCAAGAACATCAGGCAGGCTGCCTTTGGCCGCAGGGAGATCGAGATCGCTGAACAAG AGATGCCGGGTCTGATGGCTCTCCGGAAGCGAGCGTCAGGAGACACGCCCCTGAAGGGAGCCAAGATCGCCGGCTGCACACATCTCACTGCACAAGCTGCT GTACTAATAGAGACCCTGGTGGCCTGTGGTGCCAGTGTGCGATGGTGTGCCTGTAACATCTACTCCACACAGAATGAGGTTGCCGCTGCTCTGGCTGAAGCAG GTTATCCCATCTTTGCCTGGAGGGGTGAGACTGAGGATGACTTCTGGTGGTGTATAGAGAAGAGCATCAGCTCCGAGGGCTGGCAGCCAAACATG attCTGGATGATGGTGGGGACCTGACCCATGTCATGTACAAGAAGCACCCTCACATGTTCGGCATGATCAAGGGCATCGTGGAGGAGAGCGTCACCGGTGTTCACAG ATTGTACCAGCTCTCCAAGTCAGGAACTCTGACAGTCCCTGCCATGAACGTGAATGACTCAGtcacaaag CAAAAGTTTGATAACTTATACAGCTGTCGCGAGTCAGTATTGGATGC GTTGAAACGCACCACGGACATCATGTTTGGTGGCAAACATGTGGTGGTCTGTGGCTATGGGGAG GTTGGGAAAGGCTGCTGCTCTGCACTTCGTGGCCTGGGTGCTATTGTCTGTGTGACGGAGATCGACCCCATCTGTGCCCTGCAGGCCAG CATGGAAGGCTTCAAGGTGGTGACACTGAATGAGGTCATCCGTCAGGTCGATGTTGTCATCACAGCATCGG GTAATAAGAACGTGGTGACCCGGGATCACTTGGACCGCATGAAGACTGGCTGTGTGGTGTGCAACATGGGGCACTCCAACACTGAGATTGATGTG GACAGCCTGCGCACCCCCGAGCTGACGTGGGAGAAGGTACGGTCCCAAGTGGACCATGTCCTCTGGCCTGATGGCAAGAGGATCATCTTGTTGGCTGAG GGCCGTCTGGTGAACTTGAGCTGCTCCAGTGTGCCCTCCTTTGTGGTGTCCATCACCGCTGCCACCCAGGCCCTGGCCTTGATAGAACTCTTCAACGCTCCCGCCGGGCGCTACAAACAAGATGTCTACCTCCTGCCCAAGAAGATGG ATGAGTATGTGGCAAGCCTCCACCTGCCAGCCTTCGACGCCCACCTGACAGAGCTGAGTGATGAGCAGGCCAGGTACCTGGGCATCGGGAAGGCCGGGCCCTTCAAACCCAACTACTACAG GTATTGA
- the LOC118416520 gene encoding S-adenosylhomocysteine hydrolase-like protein 1 isoform X3 — MSGEMELLPMKSAMSSRRPRSPSTYVPDVDDTGSFPPPSGKRRMSRDVTPRRKQISFMDERRGKTPPKRSSRGRRSVSQSSTDSYSSASYSGSSSDEDDVSPREKHQDATSAQVHTNGASANKGRAKTQTNSKGFSDFCVKNIRQAAFGRREIEIAEQEMPGLMALRKRASGDTPLKGAKIAGCTHLTAQAAVLIETLVACGASVRWCACNIYSTQNEVAAALAEAGYPIFAWRGETEDDFWWCIEKSISSEGWQPNMILDDGGDLTHVMYKKHPHMFGMIKGIVEESVTGVHRLYQLSKSGTLTVPAMNVNDSVTKQKFDNLYSCRESVLDALKRTTDIMFGGKHVVVCGYGEVGKGCCSALRGLGAIVCVTEIDPICALQASMEGFKVVTLNEVIRQVDVVITASGNKNVVTRDHLDRMKTGCVVCNMGHSNTEIDVDSLRTPELTWEKVRSQVDHVLWPDGKRIILLAEGRLVNLSCSSVPSFVVSITAATQALALIELFNAPAGRYKQDVYLLPKKMDEYVASLHLPAFDAHLTELSDEQARYLGIGKAGPFKPNYYRY, encoded by the exons ATGTCTGGGGAAATGGAGCTGCTTCCCATGAAATCCGCCATGTCCAGCCGCCGCCCGCGCTCCCCCTCCACATACGTCCCTGACGTGGACGACACCGGCTCTTTCCCCCCTCCCAGCGGCAAGCGGAGGATGTCCCGGGATGTAACACCGCGGCGAAAG CAAATCAGCTTCATGGACGAGCGCCGTGGGAAGACACCGCCCAAACGGTCATCGCGGGGACGCAGGTCTGTGTCGCAGTCTTCGACAGATAGCTACAGTTCAG CGTCGTATTCCGGGAGCTCGTCCGATGAAGATGACGTCTCTCCAAGGGAAAAGCACCAG GATGCCACATCGGCACAGGTACACACCAATGGTGCTTCAGCAAATAAAGGAAGGGCTAAAACACAG ACCAACTCCAAAGGGTTTTCTGACTTCTGTGTCAAGAACATCAGGCAGGCTGCCTTTGGCCGCAGGGAGATCGAGATCGCTGAACAAG AGATGCCGGGTCTGATGGCTCTCCGGAAGCGAGCGTCAGGAGACACGCCCCTGAAGGGAGCCAAGATCGCCGGCTGCACACATCTCACTGCACAAGCTGCT GTACTAATAGAGACCCTGGTGGCCTGTGGTGCCAGTGTGCGATGGTGTGCCTGTAACATCTACTCCACACAGAATGAGGTTGCCGCTGCTCTGGCTGAAGCAG GTTATCCCATCTTTGCCTGGAGGGGTGAGACTGAGGATGACTTCTGGTGGTGTATAGAGAAGAGCATCAGCTCCGAGGGCTGGCAGCCAAACATG attCTGGATGATGGTGGGGACCTGACCCATGTCATGTACAAGAAGCACCCTCACATGTTCGGCATGATCAAGGGCATCGTGGAGGAGAGCGTCACCGGTGTTCACAG ATTGTACCAGCTCTCCAAGTCAGGAACTCTGACAGTCCCTGCCATGAACGTGAATGACTCAGtcacaaag CAAAAGTTTGATAACTTATACAGCTGTCGCGAGTCAGTATTGGATGC GTTGAAACGCACCACGGACATCATGTTTGGTGGCAAACATGTGGTGGTCTGTGGCTATGGGGAG GTTGGGAAAGGCTGCTGCTCTGCACTTCGTGGCCTGGGTGCTATTGTCTGTGTGACGGAGATCGACCCCATCTGTGCCCTGCAGGCCAG CATGGAAGGCTTCAAGGTGGTGACACTGAATGAGGTCATCCGTCAGGTCGATGTTGTCATCACAGCATCGG GTAATAAGAACGTGGTGACCCGGGATCACTTGGACCGCATGAAGACTGGCTGTGTGGTGTGCAACATGGGGCACTCCAACACTGAGATTGATGTG GACAGCCTGCGCACCCCCGAGCTGACGTGGGAGAAGGTACGGTCCCAAGTGGACCATGTCCTCTGGCCTGATGGCAAGAGGATCATCTTGTTGGCTGAG GGCCGTCTGGTGAACTTGAGCTGCTCCAGTGTGCCCTCCTTTGTGGTGTCCATCACCGCTGCCACCCAGGCCCTGGCCTTGATAGAACTCTTCAACGCTCCCGCCGGGCGCTACAAACAAGATGTCTACCTCCTGCCCAAGAAGATGG ATGAGTATGTGGCAAGCCTCCACCTGCCAGCCTTCGACGCCCACCTGACAGAGCTGAGTGATGAGCAGGCCAGGTACCTGGGCATCGGGAAGGCCGGGCCCTTCAAACCCAACTACTACAG GTATTGA
- the LOC118416520 gene encoding S-adenosylhomocysteine hydrolase-like protein 1 isoform X5, which yields MASAEAEDGQLSPRASLNHGKPLHPGTANRQISFMDERRGKTPPKRSSRGRRSVSQSSTDSYSSASYSGSSSDEDDVSPREKHQDATSAQVHTNGASANKGRAKTQTNSKGFSDFCVKNIRQAAFGRREIEIAEQEMPGLMALRKRASGDTPLKGAKIAGCTHLTAQAAVLIETLVACGASVRWCACNIYSTQNEVAAALAEAGYPIFAWRGETEDDFWWCIEKSISSEGWQPNMILDDGGDLTHVMYKKHPHMFGMIKGIVEESVTGVHRLYQLSKSGTLTVPAMNVNDSVTKQKFDNLYSCRESVLDALKRTTDIMFGGKHVVVCGYGEVGKGCCSALRGLGAIVCVTEIDPICALQASMEGFKVVTLNEVIRQVDVVITASGNKNVVTRDHLDRMKTGCVVCNMGHSNTEIDVDSLRTPELTWEKVRSQVDHVLWPDGKRIILLAEGRLVNLSCSSVPSFVVSITAATQALALIELFNAPAGRYKQDVYLLPKKMDEYVASLHLPAFDAHLTELSDEQARYLGIGKAGPFKPNYYRY from the exons ATGGCGTCGGCGGAAGCAGAGGACGGTCAGCTGAGCCCGAGAGCCAGCCTCAACCACGGGAAGCCTCTTCACCCGGGCACGGCCAATCGG CAAATCAGCTTCATGGACGAGCGCCGTGGGAAGACACCGCCCAAACGGTCATCGCGGGGACGCAGGTCTGTGTCGCAGTCTTCGACAGATAGCTACAGTTCAG CGTCGTATTCCGGGAGCTCGTCCGATGAAGATGACGTCTCTCCAAGGGAAAAGCACCAG GATGCCACATCGGCACAGGTACACACCAATGGTGCTTCAGCAAATAAAGGAAGGGCTAAAACACAG ACCAACTCCAAAGGGTTTTCTGACTTCTGTGTCAAGAACATCAGGCAGGCTGCCTTTGGCCGCAGGGAGATCGAGATCGCTGAACAAG AGATGCCGGGTCTGATGGCTCTCCGGAAGCGAGCGTCAGGAGACACGCCCCTGAAGGGAGCCAAGATCGCCGGCTGCACACATCTCACTGCACAAGCTGCT GTACTAATAGAGACCCTGGTGGCCTGTGGTGCCAGTGTGCGATGGTGTGCCTGTAACATCTACTCCACACAGAATGAGGTTGCCGCTGCTCTGGCTGAAGCAG GTTATCCCATCTTTGCCTGGAGGGGTGAGACTGAGGATGACTTCTGGTGGTGTATAGAGAAGAGCATCAGCTCCGAGGGCTGGCAGCCAAACATG attCTGGATGATGGTGGGGACCTGACCCATGTCATGTACAAGAAGCACCCTCACATGTTCGGCATGATCAAGGGCATCGTGGAGGAGAGCGTCACCGGTGTTCACAG ATTGTACCAGCTCTCCAAGTCAGGAACTCTGACAGTCCCTGCCATGAACGTGAATGACTCAGtcacaaag CAAAAGTTTGATAACTTATACAGCTGTCGCGAGTCAGTATTGGATGC GTTGAAACGCACCACGGACATCATGTTTGGTGGCAAACATGTGGTGGTCTGTGGCTATGGGGAG GTTGGGAAAGGCTGCTGCTCTGCACTTCGTGGCCTGGGTGCTATTGTCTGTGTGACGGAGATCGACCCCATCTGTGCCCTGCAGGCCAG CATGGAAGGCTTCAAGGTGGTGACACTGAATGAGGTCATCCGTCAGGTCGATGTTGTCATCACAGCATCGG GTAATAAGAACGTGGTGACCCGGGATCACTTGGACCGCATGAAGACTGGCTGTGTGGTGTGCAACATGGGGCACTCCAACACTGAGATTGATGTG GACAGCCTGCGCACCCCCGAGCTGACGTGGGAGAAGGTACGGTCCCAAGTGGACCATGTCCTCTGGCCTGATGGCAAGAGGATCATCTTGTTGGCTGAG GGCCGTCTGGTGAACTTGAGCTGCTCCAGTGTGCCCTCCTTTGTGGTGTCCATCACCGCTGCCACCCAGGCCCTGGCCTTGATAGAACTCTTCAACGCTCCCGCCGGGCGCTACAAACAAGATGTCTACCTCCTGCCCAAGAAGATGG ATGAGTATGTGGCAAGCCTCCACCTGCCAGCCTTCGACGCCCACCTGACAGAGCTGAGTGATGAGCAGGCCAGGTACCTGGGCATCGGGAAGGCCGGGCCCTTCAAACCCAACTACTACAG GTATTGA
- the LOC118416520 gene encoding S-adenosylhomocysteine hydrolase-like protein 1 isoform X2: protein MASAEAEDGQLSPRASLNHGKPLHPGTANRPAVQAYADEAILIDEEVDCAYTVADKHPLPTVVVEDMSGEMELLPMKSAMSSRRPRSPSTYVPDVDDTGSFPPPSGKRRMSRDVTPRRKQISFMDERRGKTPPKRSSRGRRSVSQSSTDSYSSASYSGSSSDEDDVSPREKHQTNSKGFSDFCVKNIRQAAFGRREIEIAEQEMPGLMALRKRASGDTPLKGAKIAGCTHLTAQAAVLIETLVACGASVRWCACNIYSTQNEVAAALAEAGYPIFAWRGETEDDFWWCIEKSISSEGWQPNMILDDGGDLTHVMYKKHPHMFGMIKGIVEESVTGVHRLYQLSKSGTLTVPAMNVNDSVTKQKFDNLYSCRESVLDALKRTTDIMFGGKHVVVCGYGEVGKGCCSALRGLGAIVCVTEIDPICALQASMEGFKVVTLNEVIRQVDVVITASGNKNVVTRDHLDRMKTGCVVCNMGHSNTEIDVDSLRTPELTWEKVRSQVDHVLWPDGKRIILLAEGRLVNLSCSSVPSFVVSITAATQALALIELFNAPAGRYKQDVYLLPKKMDEYVASLHLPAFDAHLTELSDEQARYLGIGKAGPFKPNYYRY from the exons ATGGCGTCGGCGGAAGCAGAGGACGGTCAGCTGAGCCCGAGAGCCAGCCTCAACCACGGGAAGCCTCTTCACCCGGGCACGGCCAATCGG CCTGCAGTCCAGGCTTATGCAGACGAAGCCATTCTGATAGACGAAGAAGTTGACTGTGCGTACACCGTGGCTGACAAGCACCCTCTGCCCACCGTGGTGGTGGAGGACATGTCTGGGGAAATGGAGCTGCTTCCCATGAAATCCGCCATGTCCAGCCGCCGCCCGCGCTCCCCCTCCACATACGTCCCTGACGTGGACGACACCGGCTCTTTCCCCCCTCCCAGCGGCAAGCGGAGGATGTCCCGGGATGTAACACCGCGGCGAAAG CAAATCAGCTTCATGGACGAGCGCCGTGGGAAGACACCGCCCAAACGGTCATCGCGGGGACGCAGGTCTGTGTCGCAGTCTTCGACAGATAGCTACAGTTCAG CGTCGTATTCCGGGAGCTCGTCCGATGAAGATGACGTCTCTCCAAGGGAAAAGCACCAG ACCAACTCCAAAGGGTTTTCTGACTTCTGTGTCAAGAACATCAGGCAGGCTGCCTTTGGCCGCAGGGAGATCGAGATCGCTGAACAAG AGATGCCGGGTCTGATGGCTCTCCGGAAGCGAGCGTCAGGAGACACGCCCCTGAAGGGAGCCAAGATCGCCGGCTGCACACATCTCACTGCACAAGCTGCT GTACTAATAGAGACCCTGGTGGCCTGTGGTGCCAGTGTGCGATGGTGTGCCTGTAACATCTACTCCACACAGAATGAGGTTGCCGCTGCTCTGGCTGAAGCAG GTTATCCCATCTTTGCCTGGAGGGGTGAGACTGAGGATGACTTCTGGTGGTGTATAGAGAAGAGCATCAGCTCCGAGGGCTGGCAGCCAAACATG attCTGGATGATGGTGGGGACCTGACCCATGTCATGTACAAGAAGCACCCTCACATGTTCGGCATGATCAAGGGCATCGTGGAGGAGAGCGTCACCGGTGTTCACAG ATTGTACCAGCTCTCCAAGTCAGGAACTCTGACAGTCCCTGCCATGAACGTGAATGACTCAGtcacaaag CAAAAGTTTGATAACTTATACAGCTGTCGCGAGTCAGTATTGGATGC GTTGAAACGCACCACGGACATCATGTTTGGTGGCAAACATGTGGTGGTCTGTGGCTATGGGGAG GTTGGGAAAGGCTGCTGCTCTGCACTTCGTGGCCTGGGTGCTATTGTCTGTGTGACGGAGATCGACCCCATCTGTGCCCTGCAGGCCAG CATGGAAGGCTTCAAGGTGGTGACACTGAATGAGGTCATCCGTCAGGTCGATGTTGTCATCACAGCATCGG GTAATAAGAACGTGGTGACCCGGGATCACTTGGACCGCATGAAGACTGGCTGTGTGGTGTGCAACATGGGGCACTCCAACACTGAGATTGATGTG GACAGCCTGCGCACCCCCGAGCTGACGTGGGAGAAGGTACGGTCCCAAGTGGACCATGTCCTCTGGCCTGATGGCAAGAGGATCATCTTGTTGGCTGAG GGCCGTCTGGTGAACTTGAGCTGCTCCAGTGTGCCCTCCTTTGTGGTGTCCATCACCGCTGCCACCCAGGCCCTGGCCTTGATAGAACTCTTCAACGCTCCCGCCGGGCGCTACAAACAAGATGTCTACCTCCTGCCCAAGAAGATGG ATGAGTATGTGGCAAGCCTCCACCTGCCAGCCTTCGACGCCCACCTGACAGAGCTGAGTGATGAGCAGGCCAGGTACCTGGGCATCGGGAAGGCCGGGCCCTTCAAACCCAACTACTACAG GTATTGA
- the LOC118416520 gene encoding S-adenosylhomocysteine hydrolase-like protein 1 isoform X4, translating into MELPQNNVPLNVNVLRRESVRLSYIEATRGAEGATEVWQEQPARKQISFMDERRGKTPPKRSSRGRRSVSQSSTDSYSSASYSGSSSDEDDVSPREKHQDATSAQVHTNGASANKGRAKTQTNSKGFSDFCVKNIRQAAFGRREIEIAEQEMPGLMALRKRASGDTPLKGAKIAGCTHLTAQAAVLIETLVACGASVRWCACNIYSTQNEVAAALAEAGYPIFAWRGETEDDFWWCIEKSISSEGWQPNMILDDGGDLTHVMYKKHPHMFGMIKGIVEESVTGVHRLYQLSKSGTLTVPAMNVNDSVTKQKFDNLYSCRESVLDALKRTTDIMFGGKHVVVCGYGEVGKGCCSALRGLGAIVCVTEIDPICALQASMEGFKVVTLNEVIRQVDVVITASGNKNVVTRDHLDRMKTGCVVCNMGHSNTEIDVDSLRTPELTWEKVRSQVDHVLWPDGKRIILLAEGRLVNLSCSSVPSFVVSITAATQALALIELFNAPAGRYKQDVYLLPKKMDEYVASLHLPAFDAHLTELSDEQARYLGIGKAGPFKPNYYRY; encoded by the exons ATGGAGCTTCCACAAAATAACGTGCCACTTAATGTGAACGTTTTGCGGAGAGAATCTGTCCGCTTGTCGTACATAGAGGCGACGCGTGGGGCCGAAGGAGCCACGGAGGTCTGGCAAGAACAGCCGGCCAGGAAG CAAATCAGCTTCATGGACGAGCGCCGTGGGAAGACACCGCCCAAACGGTCATCGCGGGGACGCAGGTCTGTGTCGCAGTCTTCGACAGATAGCTACAGTTCAG CGTCGTATTCCGGGAGCTCGTCCGATGAAGATGACGTCTCTCCAAGGGAAAAGCACCAG GATGCCACATCGGCACAGGTACACACCAATGGTGCTTCAGCAAATAAAGGAAGGGCTAAAACACAG ACCAACTCCAAAGGGTTTTCTGACTTCTGTGTCAAGAACATCAGGCAGGCTGCCTTTGGCCGCAGGGAGATCGAGATCGCTGAACAAG AGATGCCGGGTCTGATGGCTCTCCGGAAGCGAGCGTCAGGAGACACGCCCCTGAAGGGAGCCAAGATCGCCGGCTGCACACATCTCACTGCACAAGCTGCT GTACTAATAGAGACCCTGGTGGCCTGTGGTGCCAGTGTGCGATGGTGTGCCTGTAACATCTACTCCACACAGAATGAGGTTGCCGCTGCTCTGGCTGAAGCAG GTTATCCCATCTTTGCCTGGAGGGGTGAGACTGAGGATGACTTCTGGTGGTGTATAGAGAAGAGCATCAGCTCCGAGGGCTGGCAGCCAAACATG attCTGGATGATGGTGGGGACCTGACCCATGTCATGTACAAGAAGCACCCTCACATGTTCGGCATGATCAAGGGCATCGTGGAGGAGAGCGTCACCGGTGTTCACAG ATTGTACCAGCTCTCCAAGTCAGGAACTCTGACAGTCCCTGCCATGAACGTGAATGACTCAGtcacaaag CAAAAGTTTGATAACTTATACAGCTGTCGCGAGTCAGTATTGGATGC GTTGAAACGCACCACGGACATCATGTTTGGTGGCAAACATGTGGTGGTCTGTGGCTATGGGGAG GTTGGGAAAGGCTGCTGCTCTGCACTTCGTGGCCTGGGTGCTATTGTCTGTGTGACGGAGATCGACCCCATCTGTGCCCTGCAGGCCAG CATGGAAGGCTTCAAGGTGGTGACACTGAATGAGGTCATCCGTCAGGTCGATGTTGTCATCACAGCATCGG GTAATAAGAACGTGGTGACCCGGGATCACTTGGACCGCATGAAGACTGGCTGTGTGGTGTGCAACATGGGGCACTCCAACACTGAGATTGATGTG GACAGCCTGCGCACCCCCGAGCTGACGTGGGAGAAGGTACGGTCCCAAGTGGACCATGTCCTCTGGCCTGATGGCAAGAGGATCATCTTGTTGGCTGAG GGCCGTCTGGTGAACTTGAGCTGCTCCAGTGTGCCCTCCTTTGTGGTGTCCATCACCGCTGCCACCCAGGCCCTGGCCTTGATAGAACTCTTCAACGCTCCCGCCGGGCGCTACAAACAAGATGTCTACCTCCTGCCCAAGAAGATGG ATGAGTATGTGGCAAGCCTCCACCTGCCAGCCTTCGACGCCCACCTGACAGAGCTGAGTGATGAGCAGGCCAGGTACCTGGGCATCGGGAAGGCCGGGCCCTTCAAACCCAACTACTACAG GTATTGA
- the LOC118416520 gene encoding S-adenosylhomocysteine hydrolase-like protein 1 isoform X6 yields MDERRGKTPPKRSSRGRRSVSQSSTDSYSSASYSGSSSDEDDVSPREKHQDATSAQVHTNGASANKGRAKTQTNSKGFSDFCVKNIRQAAFGRREIEIAEQEMPGLMALRKRASGDTPLKGAKIAGCTHLTAQAAVLIETLVACGASVRWCACNIYSTQNEVAAALAEAGYPIFAWRGETEDDFWWCIEKSISSEGWQPNMILDDGGDLTHVMYKKHPHMFGMIKGIVEESVTGVHRLYQLSKSGTLTVPAMNVNDSVTKQKFDNLYSCRESVLDALKRTTDIMFGGKHVVVCGYGEVGKGCCSALRGLGAIVCVTEIDPICALQASMEGFKVVTLNEVIRQVDVVITASGNKNVVTRDHLDRMKTGCVVCNMGHSNTEIDVDSLRTPELTWEKVRSQVDHVLWPDGKRIILLAEGRLVNLSCSSVPSFVVSITAATQALALIELFNAPAGRYKQDVYLLPKKMDEYVASLHLPAFDAHLTELSDEQARYLGIGKAGPFKPNYYRY; encoded by the exons ATGGACGAGCGCCGTGGGAAGACACCGCCCAAACGGTCATCGCGGGGACGCAGGTCTGTGTCGCAGTCTTCGACAGATAGCTACAGTTCAG CGTCGTATTCCGGGAGCTCGTCCGATGAAGATGACGTCTCTCCAAGGGAAAAGCACCAG GATGCCACATCGGCACAGGTACACACCAATGGTGCTTCAGCAAATAAAGGAAGGGCTAAAACACAG ACCAACTCCAAAGGGTTTTCTGACTTCTGTGTCAAGAACATCAGGCAGGCTGCCTTTGGCCGCAGGGAGATCGAGATCGCTGAACAAG AGATGCCGGGTCTGATGGCTCTCCGGAAGCGAGCGTCAGGAGACACGCCCCTGAAGGGAGCCAAGATCGCCGGCTGCACACATCTCACTGCACAAGCTGCT GTACTAATAGAGACCCTGGTGGCCTGTGGTGCCAGTGTGCGATGGTGTGCCTGTAACATCTACTCCACACAGAATGAGGTTGCCGCTGCTCTGGCTGAAGCAG GTTATCCCATCTTTGCCTGGAGGGGTGAGACTGAGGATGACTTCTGGTGGTGTATAGAGAAGAGCATCAGCTCCGAGGGCTGGCAGCCAAACATG attCTGGATGATGGTGGGGACCTGACCCATGTCATGTACAAGAAGCACCCTCACATGTTCGGCATGATCAAGGGCATCGTGGAGGAGAGCGTCACCGGTGTTCACAG ATTGTACCAGCTCTCCAAGTCAGGAACTCTGACAGTCCCTGCCATGAACGTGAATGACTCAGtcacaaag CAAAAGTTTGATAACTTATACAGCTGTCGCGAGTCAGTATTGGATGC GTTGAAACGCACCACGGACATCATGTTTGGTGGCAAACATGTGGTGGTCTGTGGCTATGGGGAG GTTGGGAAAGGCTGCTGCTCTGCACTTCGTGGCCTGGGTGCTATTGTCTGTGTGACGGAGATCGACCCCATCTGTGCCCTGCAGGCCAG CATGGAAGGCTTCAAGGTGGTGACACTGAATGAGGTCATCCGTCAGGTCGATGTTGTCATCACAGCATCGG GTAATAAGAACGTGGTGACCCGGGATCACTTGGACCGCATGAAGACTGGCTGTGTGGTGTGCAACATGGGGCACTCCAACACTGAGATTGATGTG GACAGCCTGCGCACCCCCGAGCTGACGTGGGAGAAGGTACGGTCCCAAGTGGACCATGTCCTCTGGCCTGATGGCAAGAGGATCATCTTGTTGGCTGAG GGCCGTCTGGTGAACTTGAGCTGCTCCAGTGTGCCCTCCTTTGTGGTGTCCATCACCGCTGCCACCCAGGCCCTGGCCTTGATAGAACTCTTCAACGCTCCCGCCGGGCGCTACAAACAAGATGTCTACCTCCTGCCCAAGAAGATGG ATGAGTATGTGGCAAGCCTCCACCTGCCAGCCTTCGACGCCCACCTGACAGAGCTGAGTGATGAGCAGGCCAGGTACCTGGGCATCGGGAAGGCCGGGCCCTTCAAACCCAACTACTACAG GTATTGA
- the LOC118416875 gene encoding uncharacterized protein LOC118416875 produces MDAKATILAFLVAFAGVLDPARGLYIPRGREKAEAQPPMSYSVDERGVAFGDDMLRPDLEVEDKFGRPCPSCPSEVDVEALAKFKSVVAAQLSDISVRMYDLLAQVDNFEMAMEARQLEMEARLDVQQRQLEELQQTARTDELNRTGKKHHKHRKGPRIIFPRTP; encoded by the exons ATGGATGCAAAAGCTACGATTTTAGCTTTCTTGGTGGCGTTCGCCGGAGTGCTGGACCCTGCTCGGGGTCTGTACATCCCAAGGGGTCGGGAAAAGGCCGAGGCACAACCGCCAATGTCCTATTCTGTGGACGAGAGAGGCGTGGCGTTTGGAGATGACATGTTGAGACCAGATCTAGAG GTTGAGGACAAGTTCGGCCGCCCCTGCCCCTCCTGTCCTTCAGAAGTAGACGTCGAGGCTCTCGCCAAGTTCAAGAGTGTGGTTGCTGCACAGCTGTCTGATATCTCCGTCCGCATGTATGACTTGTTGGCACAG GTTGACAATTTTGAGATGGCCATGGAGGCTCGTCAGCTGGAAATGGAAGCAAGACTGGACGTTCAGCAGCGCCAGCTTGAGGAACTGCAGCAAACTGCACGCACCGACGAGTTGAACAGAACAGGGAAGAAACATCACAAGCACAGAAAAGGACCTAGAATAATTTTCCCTCGCACGCCTTAA